In a genomic window of Festucalex cinctus isolate MCC-2025b chromosome 11, RoL_Fcin_1.0, whole genome shotgun sequence:
- the wnt6b gene encoding protein Wnt-6 isoform X2: MEGPPFLPLSFVMMMMTVMETSQPAVGSPLLMDPNSICRKAKRLVGKQAELCQTQPEIVNEVAKGARLGIRECQYQFKYRRWNCTSHNKYFGKILQQDIRETAFVYAITAAGVTHAVTQACSMGDLLQCGCEATRNRAPPKPLTPSSGDGAKWEWGGCGDDVEFGYDKSKQFMDAKRRRGKSDIRTLVDLHNNEAGRLAVKLYMRTECKCHGLSSSCTLRTCWKKMPHFREVGERLLERFNGASKVMGGNDGKTLIPVGLHIKPPDRQDLIYSDESPDFCLANRKTGSLGTRGRACNSTAMDISGCDLLCCQRGHREETLVFEENCLCRFHWCCVVQCKKCSIQKNLSLCH, from the exons GGCGGTGGGCAGTCCGCTGCTGATGGATCCGAACAGCATATGCAGGAAGGCAAAGCGTCTGGTGGGGAAGCAGGCCGAGCTGTGTCAGACTCAGCCGGAGATCGTCAACGAGGTGGCCAAAGGGGCCAGGCTGGGCATCAGAGAGTGCCAGTACCAGTTCAAGTACCGCCGGTGGAACTGCACCAGTCATAATAAGTACTTTGGCAAAATACTACAACAAG ATATCCGGGAGACGGCGTTCGTGTACGCCATCACTGCGGCCGGCGTGACGCACGCGGTGACGCAGGCCTGCAGCATGGGCGACCTGCTGCAGTGCGGCTGCGAGGCCACCAGGAACCGGGCCCCGCCGAAACCCCTGACGCCCTCCTCTGGCGACGGTGCCAAGTGGGAGTGGGGCGGCTGCGGAGACGACGTGGAGTTTGGTTACGACAAGTCCAAGCAGTTCATGGACGCCAAAAGGAGACGAGGCAAAAGCGACATCAGGACGCTGGTGGACCTGCACAACAATGAAGCTGGAcgactg GCAGTGAAGCTGTACATGCGGACAGAGTGCAAGTGCCACGGCCTGTCCAGCTCGTGCACGTTGCGCACTTgctggaaaaagatgcctcattTCCGCGAGGTGGGCGAGCGCCTGCTGGAGCGCTTCAACGGCGCGTCCAAGGTGATGGGCGGCAACGACGGCAAGACGCTGATCCCCGTCGGCCTGCACATCAAGCCGCCGGACCGGCAGGATCTGATCTACTCGGACGAGTCGCCCGACTTCTGCCTGGCCAACCGCAAAACGGGCTCGCTGGGCACGCGGGGCCGCGCGTGCAACAGCACCGCCATGGACATCAGCGGCTGCGACCTGCTCTGCTGCCAGCGCGGCCACCGCGAGGAAACGCTGGTGTTTGAGGAGAACTGCCTGTGTCGCTTCCACTGGTGTTGCGTGGTTCAGTGCAAGAAGTGCTCCATCCAGAAGAACTTAAGTCTCTGTCACTGA
- the wnt6b gene encoding protein Wnt-6 isoform X1, which translates to MTVRLSRIQLALFFILLCPVNIIGLWWAVGSPLLMDPNSICRKAKRLVGKQAELCQTQPEIVNEVAKGARLGIRECQYQFKYRRWNCTSHNKYFGKILQQDIRETAFVYAITAAGVTHAVTQACSMGDLLQCGCEATRNRAPPKPLTPSSGDGAKWEWGGCGDDVEFGYDKSKQFMDAKRRRGKSDIRTLVDLHNNEAGRLAVKLYMRTECKCHGLSSSCTLRTCWKKMPHFREVGERLLERFNGASKVMGGNDGKTLIPVGLHIKPPDRQDLIYSDESPDFCLANRKTGSLGTRGRACNSTAMDISGCDLLCCQRGHREETLVFEENCLCRFHWCCVVQCKKCSIQKNLSLCH; encoded by the exons GGCGGTGGGCAGTCCGCTGCTGATGGATCCGAACAGCATATGCAGGAAGGCAAAGCGTCTGGTGGGGAAGCAGGCCGAGCTGTGTCAGACTCAGCCGGAGATCGTCAACGAGGTGGCCAAAGGGGCCAGGCTGGGCATCAGAGAGTGCCAGTACCAGTTCAAGTACCGCCGGTGGAACTGCACCAGTCATAATAAGTACTTTGGCAAAATACTACAACAAG ATATCCGGGAGACGGCGTTCGTGTACGCCATCACTGCGGCCGGCGTGACGCACGCGGTGACGCAGGCCTGCAGCATGGGCGACCTGCTGCAGTGCGGCTGCGAGGCCACCAGGAACCGGGCCCCGCCGAAACCCCTGACGCCCTCCTCTGGCGACGGTGCCAAGTGGGAGTGGGGCGGCTGCGGAGACGACGTGGAGTTTGGTTACGACAAGTCCAAGCAGTTCATGGACGCCAAAAGGAGACGAGGCAAAAGCGACATCAGGACGCTGGTGGACCTGCACAACAATGAAGCTGGAcgactg GCAGTGAAGCTGTACATGCGGACAGAGTGCAAGTGCCACGGCCTGTCCAGCTCGTGCACGTTGCGCACTTgctggaaaaagatgcctcattTCCGCGAGGTGGGCGAGCGCCTGCTGGAGCGCTTCAACGGCGCGTCCAAGGTGATGGGCGGCAACGACGGCAAGACGCTGATCCCCGTCGGCCTGCACATCAAGCCGCCGGACCGGCAGGATCTGATCTACTCGGACGAGTCGCCCGACTTCTGCCTGGCCAACCGCAAAACGGGCTCGCTGGGCACGCGGGGCCGCGCGTGCAACAGCACCGCCATGGACATCAGCGGCTGCGACCTGCTCTGCTGCCAGCGCGGCCACCGCGAGGAAACGCTGGTGTTTGAGGAGAACTGCCTGTGTCGCTTCCACTGGTGTTGCGTGGTTCAGTGCAAGAAGTGCTCCATCCAGAAGAACTTAAGTCTCTGTCACTGA
- the wnt6b gene encoding protein Wnt-6 isoform X3, translating to MDPNSICRKAKRLVGKQAELCQTQPEIVNEVAKGARLGIRECQYQFKYRRWNCTSHNKYFGKILQQDIRETAFVYAITAAGVTHAVTQACSMGDLLQCGCEATRNRAPPKPLTPSSGDGAKWEWGGCGDDVEFGYDKSKQFMDAKRRRGKSDIRTLVDLHNNEAGRLAVKLYMRTECKCHGLSSSCTLRTCWKKMPHFREVGERLLERFNGASKVMGGNDGKTLIPVGLHIKPPDRQDLIYSDESPDFCLANRKTGSLGTRGRACNSTAMDISGCDLLCCQRGHREETLVFEENCLCRFHWCCVVQCKKCSIQKNLSLCH from the exons ATGGATCCGAACAGCATATGCAGGAAGGCAAAGCGTCTGGTGGGGAAGCAGGCCGAGCTGTGTCAGACTCAGCCGGAGATCGTCAACGAGGTGGCCAAAGGGGCCAGGCTGGGCATCAGAGAGTGCCAGTACCAGTTCAAGTACCGCCGGTGGAACTGCACCAGTCATAATAAGTACTTTGGCAAAATACTACAACAAG ATATCCGGGAGACGGCGTTCGTGTACGCCATCACTGCGGCCGGCGTGACGCACGCGGTGACGCAGGCCTGCAGCATGGGCGACCTGCTGCAGTGCGGCTGCGAGGCCACCAGGAACCGGGCCCCGCCGAAACCCCTGACGCCCTCCTCTGGCGACGGTGCCAAGTGGGAGTGGGGCGGCTGCGGAGACGACGTGGAGTTTGGTTACGACAAGTCCAAGCAGTTCATGGACGCCAAAAGGAGACGAGGCAAAAGCGACATCAGGACGCTGGTGGACCTGCACAACAATGAAGCTGGAcgactg GCAGTGAAGCTGTACATGCGGACAGAGTGCAAGTGCCACGGCCTGTCCAGCTCGTGCACGTTGCGCACTTgctggaaaaagatgcctcattTCCGCGAGGTGGGCGAGCGCCTGCTGGAGCGCTTCAACGGCGCGTCCAAGGTGATGGGCGGCAACGACGGCAAGACGCTGATCCCCGTCGGCCTGCACATCAAGCCGCCGGACCGGCAGGATCTGATCTACTCGGACGAGTCGCCCGACTTCTGCCTGGCCAACCGCAAAACGGGCTCGCTGGGCACGCGGGGCCGCGCGTGCAACAGCACCGCCATGGACATCAGCGGCTGCGACCTGCTCTGCTGCCAGCGCGGCCACCGCGAGGAAACGCTGGTGTTTGAGGAGAACTGCCTGTGTCGCTTCCACTGGTGTTGCGTGGTTCAGTGCAAGAAGTGCTCCATCCAGAAGAACTTAAGTCTCTGTCACTGA